In one window of Brassica rapa cultivar Chiifu-401-42 chromosome A07, CAAS_Brap_v3.01, whole genome shotgun sequence DNA:
- the LOC103828354 gene encoding adagio protein 2, producing the protein MMSCMKNQMEWDSDFDLSGGDNGPIPFPLSSLSKTATFGFVVTDALDPDHPIIYVNTVFEIITGYRADEVIGKNCRFLQCRGPYAKRRHPSVDSTVVSKMRRCLEKGIEFQGELLNFRKDGSPLMNKLRLVPIREDDEITHIIGVLFFTDAKLAPSPAKEITRKRDRSFTSASPVGERNVSRGLCGIFELSDEVMAYRILSRLTPRDIASVGCVCRRFNELTKNDDVWRMVCQNTWGSEATRVLETAPGAKRIGWVRLAREFTTHEATAWRKFSVGGVVQPSRCNFSTCAVGNKIVIFGGEGVNMQPMNDTFVLDLGSTTPEWKSVLVSSPPPGRWGHTLSCVNGSRLVVFGGYGSHGLLNDVFLLDLDADPPTWREVSGLAPPIPRSWHSSCTLDGTKLIVSGGCADSGALLNDTFLLDLSMDIPTWREIRVPWSPPSRLGHTLTVYGDRKILMFGGLAEYGSRRFRSNDAYTMNLSENEPCWRPLVGYGTSLPGGVAAPRLDHVAISLPGGQILIFGGSVAGIDSASQLYLLDPTEEKPAWRVLNVKGSSPQFAWGHTTCVVGGTRLVVFGGQTGEEWMLNEAHELLLANSSTKITSSRHGEKRLF; encoded by the exons ATGATGTCCTGTATGAAAAATCAGATGGAGTGGGATAGCGATTTCGATCTCAGCGGCGGAGATAACGGACCTATTCCGTTTCCGTTGAGTAGTCTTTCTAAAACGGCGACGTTTGGGTTCGTGGTCACCGACGCTCTTGACCCTGACCACCCCATCATTTACGTCAACACCGTCTTCGAGATTATCACTGGCTATCGCGCTGACGAAGTTATTGGTAAAAACTG CCGGTTCTTGCAGTGTAGAGGTCCATATGCTAAAAGACGCCACCCCTCAGTAGATTCCACAGTTGTGTCCAAGATGCGAAGATGTCTAGAAAAGGGCATCGAGTTTCAAGGCGAGTTGCTCAACTTCCGTAAAGACGGGTCTCCTTTGATGAACAAGCTGCGTCTAGTCCCTATCCGTGAAGACGACGAGATCACTCACATCATAGGTGTTCTCTTCTTCACAGACGCAAAACTCGCACCGTCTCCTGCAAAAGAGATCACAAGAAAGCGAGATCGCTCCTTCACCTCTGCTTCACCGGTTGGAGAGCGTAACGTCTCTCGTGGGCTGTGTGGGATATTCGAGCTGAGCGACGAGGTCATGGCTTACAGGATCTTGTCTCGGTTGACTCCACGTGATATCGCGTCTGTTGGTTGCGTGTGTCGGCGGTTTAATGAGTTGACGAAGAACGATGACGTGTGGAGAATGGTCTGCCAGAACACGTGGGGGAGTGAAGCCACACGTGTTCTTGAGACTGCTCCCGGCGCGAAGAGGATCGGTTGGGTGAGGCTAGCTCGAGAGTTTACCACACACGAAGCAACTGCTTGGAGAAAGTTCTCCGTTGGAGGTGTTGTTCAGCCGTCTCGATGTAACTTCAGCACTTGTGCTGTTGGGAACAAGATCGTTATCTTCGGCGGGGAAGGTGTGAACATGCAGCCGATGAATGATACGTTCGTGTTGGACCTTGGCTCCACTACTCCTGAGTGGAAGTCTGTTCTGGTTAGCTCTCCTCCTCCTGGTCGTTGGGGTCATACGCTCTCTTGTGTCAACGGCTCTCGTTTAGTAGTCTTTGGAGGATACGGGAGCCATGGATTACTCAACGATGTCTTCTTACTAGACCTTGATGCAGACCCTCCTACATGGAGAGAAGTATCCGGTTTAGCTCCCCCAATACCAAGATCATGGCATAGCTCGTGTACGCTTGATGGAACCAAGCTGATTGTATCTGGTGGTTGTGCTGATTCAGGAGCTTTGCTTAACGATACGTTCTTGCTTGATTTGTCAATGGATATACCGACGTGGAGGGAGATAAGAGTTCCATGGTCTCCACCATCTCGCCTTGGACATACTTTAACCGTGTACGGTGACAGGAAGATCCTTATGTTTGGTGGTCTTGCGGAGTATGGTTCGAGGAGGTTCCGGTCTAATGATGCGTACACGATGAATCTTAGTGAGAATGAGCCGTGCTGGAGACCTTTGGTTGGGTATGGAACTAGCCTTCCTGGAGGCGTGGCAGCTCCGAGGTTGGATCATGTGGCGATTAGTCTCCCGGGTGGGCAGATCTTGATCTTTGGTGGTTCGGTTGCGGGGATTGACTCGGCTTCTCAGCTTTATCTTCTTGATCCAACGGAGGAGAAACCGGCGTGGAGAGTGTTGAATGTTAAGGGAAGCTCACCGCAGTTTGCGTGGGGACACACGACATGTGTGGTCGGAGGAACTAGGTTGGTTGTGTTTGGTGGGCAGACAGGTGAAGAGTGGATGCTAAATGAAGCTCATGAGCTGTTGTTAGCCAACTCTAGTACTAAAATCACATCATCAAGACATGGAGAGAAGAGGCTCTTCTAG
- the LOC103828355 gene encoding adagio protein 2: MEWDSDSDLSGGDEVADDGWFGGGSGPVPFPEISLPGTTPCGFVVSDALEPDQPIIYVNAVFEIVTGYRAEEVIGRNCRFLQCRGPYAKRRHPSVDSTVVSKMRQCLEKGIEFQGELLNFRKDGSPLMNKLRLVPIREEDEITHFIGVLSFTDAEIDLGPFPDLSTKPIPRRSRSFASASPTGDRNVSRGLGGIFDLSDEVIALKILSKLTPPDIASVGCVCRRLNELTKNDDVWRMVCQNTWGTEATRVLESVPGAKRIGWGRLAREFTTHEVTAWRKFSFGGTVEPSRCNFSACAVGNRIVIFGGEGVNMQPMNDTFVLDLGSTSPEWKSVLVSSPPPGRWGHTLSCVNGSRLVVFGGYGSHGLLNDVFMLDLDADPPTWREVSGLAPPIPRSWHSSCTLDGTKLIVSGGCADSGALLNDTFLLDLSMDTPTWREIPVPWSPPSRLGHTLTVYGDRKILMFGGLAKSGTLRFRSNDVYTMDLSEDEPCWRPVIGYGSSLPGGMAAPPPRLDHVAVSLPGGRVLIFGGSVAGLDSASQLYILDPTEENPAWRILSVKGSPPQIAWGHTTCVVGGTRLVILGGQTGEEWMLNEAHELLLATSATTASSRHEEKRVF; this comes from the exons ATGGAGTGGGACAGCGATTCCGATCTTAGCGGCGGAGATGAGGTGGCTGATGATGGATGGTTCGGCGGAGGTAGCGGGCCGGTTCCGTTTCCGGAGATTAGTCTTCCTGGAACGACGCCGTGTGGGTTTGTGGTCAGCGACGCTCTAGAGCCAGACCAACCAATCATTTACGTCAACGCCGTCTTCGAGATTGTTACTGGGTATCGAGCTGAGGAAGTTATTGGTAGAAACTG CCGGTTCTTGCAGTGTAGAGGGCCATATGCTAAAAGACGACATCCCTCAGTAGATTCCACAGTTGTCTCCAAGATGCGACAGTGTCTAGAAAAAGGCATCGAGTTTCAGGGAGAGTTACTCAACTTCAGGAAAGACGGGTCTCCTTTGATGAACAAGCTGCGTCTAGTCCCCATCCGTGAAGAAGACGAGATCACTCATTTCATAGGCGTTCTCTCCTTCACAGATGCAGAAATCGATCTCGGCCCCTTTCCAGACTTGTCTACAAAACCAATCCCAAGAAGATCTCGCTCATTTGCCTCTGCTTCACCAACCGGAGATCGCAACGTCTCTCGCGGACTAGGTGGTATATTCGATCTGAGCGATGAGGTAATAGCTCTCAAGATATTGTCAAAGCTGACTCCCCCTGACATTGCATCGGTCGGTTGCGTGTGTCGGCGGCTAAATGAGTTGACGAAGAACGATGACGTGTGGAGAATGGTTTGTCAAAACACGTGGGGGACCGAAGCCACACGTGTTCTCGAGAGTGTTCCCGGTGCAAAGAGGATCGGTTGGGGGCGACTGGCCCGAGAGTTTACAACGCATGAAGTAACTGCGTGGAGGAAGTTTTCGTTTGGTGGTACTGTTGAGCCTTCTCGGTGTAACTTCAGCGCCTGTGCGGTTGGGAATAGGATTGTTATCTTTGGCGGGGAAGGTGTGAATATGCAACCGATGAATGATACGTTTGTGTTGGACCTTGGCTCCACTAGTCCTGAGTGGAAGTCTGTTCTGGTTAGCTCTCCTCCTCCTGGTCGCTGGGGTCATACGCTCTCTTGTGTCAACGGCTCTCGTTTAGTAGTCTTTGGAGGTTATGGGAGCCATGGATTACTCAATGATGTCTTCATGTTAGACCTTGATGCAGACCCTCCGACGTGGAGAGAAGTATCCGGTTTAGCCCCTCCCATACCAAGATCATGGCATAGCTCGTGCACACTCGATGGAACCAAGCTGATAGTATCTGGTGGTTGTGCTGATTCAGGAGCTCTGCTTAACGATACGTTCTTGCTTGATTTGTCAATGGATACACCAACTTGGAGGGAGATACCTGTTCCATGGTCTCCTCCATCTCGCCTTGGACATACCTTAACCGTGTACGGTGACCGCAAGATCCTTATGTTCGGTGGTCTTGCAAAATCCGGAACTTTGAGATTCCGGTCTAACGATGTCTACACGATGGATCTTAGCGAGGATGAACCGTGCTGGAGACCGGTGATTGGGTATGGATCTAGCCTTCCAGGAGGCATGGCAGCTCCACCGCCAAGGCTAGACCATGTGGCGGTTAGCCTTCCTGGTGGTAGAGTCTTGATATTTGGCGGTTCGGTTGCAGGGCTTGACTCTGCTTCTCAGCTTTATATTCTTGATCCTACGGAGGAGAATCCGGCGTGGAGGATACTGAGTGTTAAGGGAAGTCCACCGCAGATTGCGTGGGGGCACACCACTTGTGTGGTGGGAGGGACTAGGTTGGTCATCTTAGGTGGTCAAACAGGAGAAGAGTGGATGCTAAATGAAGCTCATGAATTGTTGTTAGCTACCTCTGCTACTACAGCATCATCAAGACATGAAGAGAAGAGGGTCTTCTAG